The window CGCACCAGAAAATCCTGGAAGGATAAGGGAGCTTAGAAGGACTATAGCAAGATTAAAAACAATAAAGGCTGAAAAGGAGAAGCAAAATGAGTGAGATTTGTGCAGTTTGTGGCCTTCCCAAAGATCTTTGCGTCTGCGAAGAAATCGCTAGGGAAGAACAACAAATACGCATTTTCACCGAAAGAAGAAGATTTGGAAAACTTATGACGGTCGTTGAAGGAATTGATTCATCAAATATCGACATTAAGGATCTGTGTACAACTCTAAAGACAAAATGTGCATGCGGTGGAACTTCAAAAGACGGAAAGATTGAACTTCAAGGGGAGCACAAGAACAAGGTTAAAAAAATATTAATTGACCTTGGATTTAGTAAGGATATGATTGTAGTTTCATGAATCACATAATACTCTTGGGGAAACAAGTCGAGGTAATCCAAAGCTCAAATAGATATGAAGTTGGTATTAAAGGATTGGTCATTGAGGATACAAAAAATACGATAAAAGTAAGGACAGAAAATGGAGTAAAAATCTTAATAAAAAATAGTATAATCCTGATGATTAACGATAAAAAAATTGATGGTAACTTACTCATAGGGAAGGAAGAAGAAAGAATCAAGAGGATGTGATGTGATGATCGGCATCGATGTAAAAGAACCTAAAAAAAGTTGTAATAATGAAAAATGTCCATTTCACGGAACTTTACCTGTCAGAGGCAAATTAATGGAAGGGAAGATTGTAAGCGATAAGATGAATAAAACAGTCGTCGTTAAAAAAGAGTTTATGACAAAACTCGACAAATACGAGAGATTTGAAAAGAGAAGTACAAGAATTTCAGCACATATTCCCGACTGTATTAATGCTAAAACAGGCGACAATGTGAAAATAATGGAATGCAGACCATTAAGCAAGACAAAAAAGTTCGTTGTCGTTGAGGTGATCTGATGGCGAAAGGTGCAGGAGCAACTCGTGGAAGGTCAACTGTAAGGCCTGGCAGATTTCACACAACTAAAACAAGATTAGTTTGTGCCGATAATACTGGTGCAAAAGAACTTGAAATTGTTGCGGTAATCAATTACAAAGGTACCTCTAGAAGATACCCAAAAGCCGGTGTTGGAGATATGGTAATGGTATCTGTTAAAAAAGGCAGACCAGATGTCAAAAAGAAGGTATTGCCTGCCGTTATAATAAGGCAGAGAAAAGAATACAAGAGAATAGACGGTACAAGAATTAAATTTGAAGATAATGCAGCCGTTATTACTGGTGACGACGGCGTTCCAAAAGGCTCTGAAGTAAGGGGCCCTGTTGCAAAAGAAGCAGTTGAAAAATGGGTTAGAATTGCTAACGTTGCAAGTATTATAGTATAGAGGGGGATAAGAATGATTAAAAAATACTCAGGAAAACCATCAAAGCAGAGAAAAAGGCACTTTAATGCGCCACTCCATAAAAAACACAGTTTAGTGTCTTCTCACCTAGCCACAAGCCTTAGAAATAAGGTAGAAGCAAGATCCTTACCATTAAGAAAAGGTGACAAGGTCAGAGTAATGAGAGGGGATTTCAAAGATCACGAAGGTGAAGTAACAAAGGTAGATCTCAAAGCAATCAAGATATATGTAGATGGTGCAGTTGTAGAGAAGGCAGATGGAACTAAAATTGAGTATCCTATACACCCTTCAAATTTAGAGATTATTGATATTGACAGAAAGGATGAGATGAGAGATAAAGCTATTGGGAGAAAGGGAGAATAAGGTGGTAAAGTGGGGAGAAAAGGACAGAGAAGATCATTAAAAAGATTATTTGCTCCAAAAAATTGGAGAATCGAGAGAAAAGTTAAGGAATGGACCGTAAAACCTATTCCAGGCCCTCATTCCAAAGAGGTGTCAATTCCGATTACAATCTTACTTAGAGATTATCTTGGGCACGCCACAAATAGGAAAGAGGTAAATTTTATCCTACACAACGGTGATGTTCTTGTAAATGGAAGGCCAATTAAAGATTCCAGTTTTCCTGTAGGTATTATGGACGTTATAGAAATTCCCAAAACAAAGGAATATTTCCGAGTATTGTTTGACAAGAAAGGGTCCGTAAATCTTCTTAAGATAGATGAGTCTGAAAAGAATACTAAACTCTTCAAATTGGTTAATAAGACGATTGTTACAGGAAAAAAAGTTCAATTGAATCTCCACGATGGAACGAACTTGCTGTCTGAAGAAGGATATAAAACATCTTCAACATTAGTAATGAAAGTTCCTGATATGAAAATTGTAGATTCACTCGAATTTAAAGAAGGTTACATTGGACTAGTCATTAAAGGTAAAAACGTTTCAAGGATAGGTAAGATTTCAAAGATAACTCCATTTGGAATATATAAAGATGCAGTATTATTAGAATCAGGAAATGACAAGTTTCAGACATTGAAAGATTATGTGCTTGTCGTTGGAAAAGATTCTCCCATAATTAAACTTGAGTGAGGCTGGCAAACATGGAAGAGATACTAAAAAATTGGGAAAATCCTATGAGAAAACCATACCTATCAAAAGTAACTGTCAATATGGGGGTAGGGGAATCAGGAGAAAAACTAGAAAAAGCTAGGGCACTTCTTGAATTTCTTACCGGTCAGGCACCTATTAGAAATAATGCCAGACAAACCAATAAAGAATTTGCAATTAGAAAAGATGAACCTATTGCAGTTTCTGTTACTCTTAGAAGGGAAAAGGCTAGTAAATTCCTTATGAGAACACTAGAAGCAGTGGAATTTAATCTAAAGGAAAGAAGTTTTGATAATCGCGGTAATTTCTCTTTTGGCATAAAAGAACACATAGATCTTCCTGATGTTCAATACGACCCTGAAGTCGGAATCTTCGGAATGGATGTATGTGTAAATCTTCAAAAGAGAGGACTTAGAGTAAAAGAGAGAAGAATTAAAAAGAGCCACGTACCCATAAGGCATCAGTTGACCAAAGAAGAAGGGATACTGTTCGCTAAGCAGGAGTTTGGGGTGAACATTATATGAATAAAAAGTTTGGAGTAGGCTCAAGAACATGCAGACGCTGCGGTACCCACCGTGCAGTCATTCGAAGATATAATCTTAT is drawn from Methanofastidiosum sp. and contains these coding sequences:
- the yciH gene encoding stress response translation initiation inhibitor YciH; the protein is MSEICAVCGLPKDLCVCEEIAREEQQIRIFTERRRFGKLMTVVEGIDSSNIDIKDLCTTLKTKCACGGTSKDGKIELQGEHKNKVKKILIDLGFSKDMIVVS
- a CDS encoding 50S ribosomal protein L14; this translates as MMAKGAGATRGRSTVRPGRFHTTKTRLVCADNTGAKELEIVAVINYKGTSRRYPKAGVGDMVMVSVKKGRPDVKKKVLPAVIIRQRKEYKRIDGTRIKFEDNAAVITGDDGVPKGSEVRGPVAKEAVEKWVRIANVASIIV
- the rplX gene encoding 50S ribosomal protein L24, coding for MIKKYSGKPSKQRKRHFNAPLHKKHSLVSSHLATSLRNKVEARSLPLRKGDKVRVMRGDFKDHEGEVTKVDLKAIKIYVDGAVVEKADGTKIEYPIHPSNLEIIDIDRKDEMRDKAIGRKGE
- a CDS encoding 30S ribosomal protein S4e, which encodes MGRKGQRRSLKRLFAPKNWRIERKVKEWTVKPIPGPHSKEVSIPITILLRDYLGHATNRKEVNFILHNGDVLVNGRPIKDSSFPVGIMDVIEIPKTKEYFRVLFDKKGSVNLLKIDESEKNTKLFKLVNKTIVTGKKVQLNLHDGTNLLSEEGYKTSSTLVMKVPDMKIVDSLEFKEGYIGLVIKGKNVSRIGKISKITPFGIYKDAVLLESGNDKFQTLKDYVLVVGKDSPIIKLE
- a CDS encoding ribonuclease P protein subunit, with amino-acid sequence MNHIILLGKQVEVIQSSNRYEVGIKGLVIEDTKNTIKVRTENGVKILIKNSIILMINDKKIDGNLLIGKEEERIKRM
- a CDS encoding 30S ribosomal protein S14, producing the protein MNKKFGVGSRTCRRCGTHRAVIRRYNLMVCRRCFREVARKIGFKKYH
- a CDS encoding 50S ribosomal protein L5; translated protein: MEEILKNWENPMRKPYLSKVTVNMGVGESGEKLEKARALLEFLTGQAPIRNNARQTNKEFAIRKDEPIAVSVTLRREKASKFLMRTLEAVEFNLKERSFDNRGNFSFGIKEHIDLPDVQYDPEVGIFGMDVCVNLQKRGLRVKERRIKKSHVPIRHQLTKEEGILFAKQEFGVNII
- a CDS encoding 30S ribosomal protein S17; translation: MIGIDVKEPKKSCNNEKCPFHGTLPVRGKLMEGKIVSDKMNKTVVVKKEFMTKLDKYERFEKRSTRISAHIPDCINAKTGDNVKIMECRPLSKTKKFVVVEVI